In Luteitalea sp. TBR-22, one genomic interval encodes:
- a CDS encoding carboxypeptidase-like regulatory domain-containing protein encodes MQIGTIVRVFVALAVATSAFAQGGPQSPRIQMPRPGTPMPPRDTSARPTAQEEVGTARLSGRVTAADSGQPLRRATVSALPTRQPEANRRGGFPGPPRVYSARTDEEGRFTITAVPAGEYSVTARRSGYVDQQYGQATSNAPGRMVSVTDGATVGPLDFRLQRGGVITGRVIDEGGEPAERAQVRVLRAQRLAGQVRYVPAGAGDSTDDLGQYRIFGLAPGEYLVMAEPGDRRPFFMATPAVQGAETDAIPTYGPGTVNPAEAMKVQVQAGVEAAMDIQLVTAKVATIRGQVLTSKGQPLEGGFVRMQPQGAVFVGGMGQGGPIRQGGQYEVAGVPPGTYTLMVEQMMRGGPDGPDEDGPPPEGAMQTVTVEGEDLVVPLTTSPGSTARGRVIVEGGDPSALADRTLRISGVPTQPIVMFGSMVRGRVAPDLSFTATGLRGSLTLALNGLPDGWWVKDVRIGGQPALAGFDFGNGRSIGGVEIVVSGSPSGLTGTVTLPTGGKADDYAVVVFPEDEQRWEQVGMMRGQAQVVRPGLDGAFKVPVLRPGSYYVLAVPATQADWSVMGDPDHLRTLAGRARTVEVKEGQLTPVTLTLVER; translated from the coding sequence ATGCAGATCGGCACGATCGTTCGGGTGTTCGTCGCGCTGGCCGTCGCGACATCGGCGTTCGCGCAGGGCGGTCCGCAGTCGCCGCGTATCCAGATGCCCCGGCCGGGGACGCCGATGCCGCCGCGCGACACGAGCGCGCGGCCGACGGCGCAAGAAGAGGTCGGCACCGCGCGCCTCAGTGGCCGGGTGACCGCGGCCGACTCCGGCCAGCCCCTGCGGAGGGCCACCGTGTCGGCCCTGCCCACGCGCCAGCCCGAGGCGAACCGTCGGGGCGGGTTTCCGGGGCCGCCCCGCGTCTACTCGGCGCGCACCGACGAGGAGGGGCGGTTCACGATCACGGCCGTTCCTGCCGGTGAGTACAGCGTCACGGCGCGGCGTTCAGGCTACGTCGACCAGCAGTACGGACAGGCGACGTCCAACGCGCCCGGGCGCATGGTGAGCGTGACCGACGGCGCGACCGTGGGGCCGCTCGACTTCCGCCTGCAGCGCGGCGGCGTCATCACCGGGCGCGTCATCGACGAGGGCGGCGAACCGGCCGAACGCGCGCAGGTGCGCGTCCTGCGGGCCCAGCGGCTGGCCGGTCAGGTGCGCTACGTGCCCGCGGGGGCTGGCGACAGCACCGACGACCTCGGGCAGTACCGCATCTTCGGCCTCGCACCGGGCGAGTACCTCGTGATGGCCGAGCCCGGCGACCGACGCCCCTTCTTCATGGCGACGCCCGCCGTCCAGGGGGCCGAGACGGACGCCATCCCGACCTACGGGCCTGGCACCGTCAACCCCGCCGAGGCCATGAAGGTACAGGTGCAGGCCGGCGTCGAGGCGGCCATGGACATCCAGTTGGTGACCGCCAAGGTCGCGACCATCCGGGGCCAGGTGCTCACCTCGAAAGGGCAGCCCCTCGAAGGCGGGTTCGTGCGGATGCAGCCGCAGGGCGCCGTCTTCGTCGGCGGCATGGGCCAGGGTGGTCCCATCCGTCAGGGCGGGCAGTACGAAGTCGCCGGCGTGCCGCCGGGGACCTACACCCTGATGGTCGAACAGATGATGCGCGGCGGACCGGACGGCCCGGATGAGGACGGCCCACCGCCCGAGGGCGCGATGCAGACGGTCACCGTCGAGGGCGAGGATCTCGTCGTGCCCCTGACCACGAGCCCCGGATCCACGGCGCGCGGGCGCGTGATCGTCGAGGGCGGCGATCCGTCGGCGCTCGCCGACCGCACGCTGCGGATCTCCGGCGTGCCGACGCAGCCGATCGTCATGTTCGGATCGATGGTGCGGGGACGGGTCGCGCCGGACCTGTCGTTCACGGCGACGGGCCTCCGCGGTTCCCTCACCCTTGCCCTCAACGGGCTGCCGGACGGGTGGTGGGTGAAGGACGTGCGCATCGGCGGCCAGCCGGCGCTCGCCGGCTTCGACTTCGGGAACGGGCGGTCGATCGGCGGCGTGGAGATCGTCGTGAGCGGATCGCCATCGGGGCTGACGGGCACGGTCACGCTGCCCACCGGCGGCAAGGCCGACGACTACGCCGTGGTCGTCTTCCCCGAAGACGAGCAGCGGTGGGAGCAGGTCGGCATGATGAGGGGCCAGGCGCAGGTGGTGCGTCCTGGGCTCGACGGCGCGTTCAAGGTGCCGGTGCTCAGGCCGGGCAGCTACTACGTGCTGGCCGTGCCGGCCACGCAGGCCGACTGGAGCGTCATGGGCGACCCCGATCACCTGCGCACGCTGGCGGGACGGGCGCGCACCGTCGAGGTGAAGGAGGGGCAACTCACGCCGGTCACGCTGACGCTGGTGGAGCGCTGA
- a CDS encoding CDP-alcohol phosphatidyltransferase family protein, whose product MSVTATAVPVAPVAPQAAPAPTAAHARQNDSALASLEKRILVAIARRLPRAIGPDHLTGLGLLSMLGVGAAFAASSVEPRLLYLVPVLLALNWFGDSLDGTVARVRDEQRPRYGYYVDHVVDIFGAVALFSGLALSGAMQPVIALSLLVAYVAAMAEVFLATHVTHVFRLASFGFGPTELRIVLAAGAIALVGRPTVAVPLVGRVPLFDVGGLIAALGIATAFVASAIRIARQLAREEQVRR is encoded by the coding sequence ATGTCCGTCACCGCCACTGCCGTCCCCGTCGCCCCCGTCGCACCGCAGGCCGCTCCCGCGCCGACCGCCGCGCATGCGCGCCAGAACGACAGCGCGCTCGCCTCGCTCGAGAAGCGCATCCTGGTGGCGATCGCCCGGCGGCTCCCGCGGGCGATCGGCCCCGACCACCTCACCGGCCTCGGCCTGCTCTCGATGCTCGGCGTCGGCGCCGCCTTCGCGGCCTCGTCGGTCGAGCCTCGCCTCCTGTACCTCGTGCCCGTCCTGCTCGCCCTCAACTGGTTCGGCGACAGCCTCGACGGCACCGTCGCCCGCGTCCGCGACGAGCAGCGCCCGCGCTACGGTTACTACGTGGATCACGTGGTGGACATCTTCGGGGCCGTGGCGCTGTTCTCGGGGCTGGCCCTGTCGGGCGCGATGCAGCCGGTGATCGCGCTCTCGCTGCTGGTGGCCTACGTCGCGGCGATGGCCGAGGTGTTCCTCGCCACGCACGTCACGCACGTGTTCCGCCTGGCCTCCTTCGGCTTCGGCCCGACGGAACTGCGCATCGTCCTCGCTGCCGGCGCGATCGCGCTCGTCGGGCGTCCGACGGTGGCGGTGCCGCTCGTCGGCCGGGTGCCGCTGTTCGACGTTGGCGGCCTCATCGCGGCGCTCGGCATCGCCACCGCCTTCGTCGCATCGGCGATCAGGATCGCGCGCCAGCTCGCACGAGAGGAGCAGGTGCGCCGGTGA
- a CDS encoding GtrA family protein, whose product MILHAVPGPSPTPGRGRQRRSDSTTRLSRFVAVGGLGFAVQMTAATLLLASGVAPLLATLLAIEAAIIHNHAWHRRWAWKDRASSVAWITSFTRAHLGAGGTSLVVGVGTVAALSNVLSPIAAQVVAVGLCAVLNYWLADRFVFRAGAGRRVAAASVAGARRMPVTFFALAMLLALPVAARADAPSPAALQSWERYAAALSRAREADLSRGVPAWATDDDPRGTAVLAALRRGEVHVTGRTLRGIDVDDATLEHWQGSVLLRGATIAAIAERLRHPERHPTPRDVLALKVSNWSEQGHDVYLRLTRSMLVTATYDTWHRVRHREVDPDRVESVSVSTRIEELHDAGTPKERRVPLSESRGFLWRMQSIWRFTATGDGVIVTCESITLSRPVPFGLGLVSRPIITRVARESMTTAVRAWLKR is encoded by the coding sequence GTGATCCTCCATGCTGTCCCCGGTCCATCGCCGACTCCCGGCCGAGGCCGGCAGCGACGGTCGGACTCGACCACCCGCCTGTCGCGATTCGTCGCCGTCGGCGGGCTCGGCTTCGCGGTGCAGATGACGGCGGCGACGCTGTTGCTGGCCTCCGGCGTTGCCCCGCTGCTGGCCACGCTGCTGGCGATCGAGGCCGCGATCATCCACAACCACGCATGGCATCGGCGGTGGGCCTGGAAGGACCGGGCGTCCAGCGTGGCGTGGATCACCTCCTTCACGCGCGCCCACCTCGGCGCCGGCGGCACGTCGCTGGTGGTGGGCGTGGGCACGGTGGCGGCGCTCTCGAACGTGCTGTCACCGATTGCTGCGCAAGTCGTCGCCGTGGGGCTCTGCGCGGTGCTGAACTACTGGCTGGCTGACCGCTTCGTGTTCCGCGCCGGCGCAGGCCGCCGCGTCGCCGCGGCGTCCGTTGCCGGCGCGAGGCGGATGCCGGTGACGTTCTTCGCACTGGCCATGCTGCTCGCCCTGCCCGTCGCCGCGCGCGCCGATGCCCCCTCACCAGCGGCGCTGCAATCGTGGGAGCGCTACGCTGCCGCCCTGTCGAGGGCCCGCGAGGCCGACCTGTCGCGCGGCGTCCCGGCCTGGGCGACCGACGACGACCCGCGGGGCACGGCGGTGCTGGCGGCACTGCGCCGTGGCGAGGTGCACGTCACGGGCCGCACCCTGCGCGGCATCGACGTCGACGACGCGACGCTGGAACACTGGCAGGGCAGCGTGTTGCTGCGCGGTGCGACGATCGCGGCGATCGCCGAGCGCCTGCGTCATCCCGAGCGCCACCCGACCCCGCGCGACGTGCTGGCACTCAAGGTGTCCAACTGGTCGGAGCAGGGCCACGACGTGTACCTGCGGCTGACGCGCTCGATGCTGGTGACCGCCACGTACGACACGTGGCACCGGGTGCGTCATCGAGAGGTCGATCCGGACCGGGTCGAGAGCGTGAGCGTGTCGACGCGCATCGAGGAACTCCACGACGCCGGCACGCCGAAGGAACGGCGCGTCCCGTTGAGCGAAAGCCGCGGCTTCCTGTGGCGCATGCAGTCGATCTGGCGGTTCACGGCGACCGGCGACGGCGTGATCGTGACCTGCGAGTCGATCACCCTGAGCCGCCCCGTGCCGTTCGGCCTCGGCCTGGTGTCGCGGCCGATCATCACGCGGGTCGCCCGTGAGTCGATGACGACGGCGGTCCGCGCGTGGCTGAAGCGGTAG
- the crcB gene encoding fluoride efflux transporter CrcB: MTSLWLVALGGALGAVARAVLSTTIAARWPGPLPMGTIVVNVAGCFVLGLLTGYVASRPHLAPGLRTFGAVGVLGAFTTFSTFENETLALLQGGHVPAALGNVGISLVAGLLAVWVGQALGRLF; this comes from the coding sequence ATGACTTCCCTGTGGCTCGTGGCGCTCGGCGGCGCGCTCGGCGCCGTGGCGCGCGCGGTGCTTTCGACGACGATCGCGGCGCGCTGGCCGGGCCCCTTGCCGATGGGCACCATCGTCGTGAACGTCGCGGGCTGCTTCGTGCTGGGCCTGCTGACCGGGTACGTGGCCTCGCGCCCGCACCTCGCGCCCGGCCTGCGCACGTTCGGCGCAGTGGGCGTGCTCGGCGCCTTCACGACGTTCTCCACGTTCGAGAACGAGACGCTGGCGCTGCTGCAGGGCGGACACGTGCCGGCGGCCCTCGGCAACGTCGGAATCAGCCTCGTCGCGGGCCTGCTGGCCGTGTGGGTCGGCCAGGCGCTCGGGCGCCTGTTCTGA
- a CDS encoding S41 family peptidase: MRRFARAAAAALVAVLLPASSVVAQNLANCSTSSQNRYVYDVMRDIYLWDTELPTVNPASFGSPEALLEAVRYRPLDSYFSYVTSRAASNAFYSESQFVGFGFGNAYDGLGLRILQVFPDSPAAETGMRRGDRITTISGQSVAALAATNQLGQALGPSTEGYRITFRYERPDGSVVDSEMTKRPVTIPTVSELSVVDVDGKRIGYMLFRNFVTPSRDALDSAFNALRDVGATELVLDLRYNGGGLVTIAQHLGSLIGGSRTEGQIFVQYVHNARNTSYNRNLDFEARPNALNLQRLVVITSDATASASESIINSLRPFIPVVTVGTATYGKPVGQYTVEFCDKALFPVSFSVKNARGEGDYFGGIPADCQAPDDADHQLGDPAEASLAEALTVMRTGRCSAPPVAAAPEARRETTKIDQGLKRTPLDVLINAH; this comes from the coding sequence ATGCGTCGCTTCGCTCGTGCTGCAGCCGCGGCCCTGGTCGCCGTCTTGCTGCCGGCCTCGTCGGTCGTCGCGCAGAACCTGGCCAACTGCAGCACGTCGAGCCAGAACCGCTACGTCTACGACGTGATGCGCGACATCTACCTGTGGGACACCGAACTGCCCACGGTCAACCCAGCCTCGTTCGGCTCACCCGAGGCCCTGCTCGAGGCCGTCCGCTACAGGCCGCTCGATTCGTATTTCAGCTACGTCACCTCGCGCGCCGCCAGCAACGCGTTCTACTCGGAGAGCCAGTTCGTCGGCTTCGGCTTCGGCAATGCGTACGACGGCCTCGGGCTGCGGATCCTCCAGGTGTTCCCGGACAGCCCGGCGGCCGAGACCGGCATGCGTCGAGGCGACCGCATCACCACCATCAGCGGCCAGAGCGTCGCCGCCCTCGCGGCGACCAACCAGCTCGGACAGGCGCTCGGCCCGTCCACCGAGGGCTACCGCATCACGTTCCGCTACGAGCGCCCGGACGGCAGCGTCGTGGACAGCGAGATGACCAAGCGGCCCGTCACCATCCCCACGGTGTCCGAACTCTCGGTGGTCGACGTCGACGGCAAGCGCATCGGCTACATGCTGTTCCGCAATTTCGTGACGCCGTCGCGCGACGCCCTCGACTCGGCGTTCAACGCGCTCCGCGACGTCGGCGCCACCGAACTGGTGCTCGACCTGCGCTACAACGGCGGCGGGCTCGTGACGATTGCGCAGCACCTCGGCAGCCTGATCGGCGGCTCGCGCACCGAGGGACAGATCTTCGTGCAGTACGTGCACAACGCGCGCAACACCTCCTACAACCGGAACCTGGACTTCGAGGCCAGGCCCAACGCCCTGAACCTGCAGCGGCTCGTGGTGATCACCAGCGACGCGACGGCATCGGCCAGCGAGTCGATCATCAACTCGCTGCGCCCCTTCATCCCGGTCGTGACGGTGGGGACGGCGACCTACGGCAAGCCGGTGGGGCAGTACACCGTCGAGTTCTGCGACAAGGCGCTGTTCCCGGTGTCGTTCTCGGTGAAGAACGCGCGCGGCGAGGGCGACTACTTCGGCGGCATCCCGGCCGATTGCCAGGCGCCCGACGACGCGGACCACCAGCTCGGGGATCCGGCCGAGGCCTCGCTGGCCGAGGCGCTCACGGTGATGCGCACCGGCCGCTGCTCGGCGCCACCCGTGGCGGCCGCGCCGGAAGCGCGGCGCGAGACGACGAAGATCGATCAGGGGCTGAAGCGCACGCCGCTCGACGTGCTCATCAACGCGCACTGA
- a CDS encoding nucleoside hydrolase, protein MTATRRGVVALALCALAAAAGCRRGPAPLTDGRIAAWLDVSPALGDPARDPGDALAMLQAYGSGRLAIRGVSVTFGNAPLVRGYPAAQELLPRLDQTLLRAWRGPSRPEERQAPTEATELLEEALDREPMTVIAVGPVTTLASVLIRSPLLARRLERVIIVAGQAAPDDPSMPLPADPNVLADDGSLRVLLDAEVPVTLVPADSRTGLGFGAADIDALDAAPGPVRMVTSSARAWLTAVTARAGGTTFPVPALLAVDIAAHPGEVRCEAAVATLARDERGVSHLWVSTGTEGRKVTWCHTADAGAKARILADIGKLKPVK, encoded by the coding sequence GTGACCGCCACCCGCAGGGGAGTCGTCGCGCTGGCGCTGTGCGCCCTCGCGGCTGCCGCGGGCTGCCGACGCGGTCCCGCACCGCTGACCGACGGCCGGATCGCCGCCTGGCTCGACGTCAGCCCGGCGCTCGGTGACCCGGCCCGCGATCCCGGCGACGCACTGGCGATGCTGCAGGCGTACGGGTCGGGGCGTCTCGCGATCCGCGGCGTGTCGGTGACGTTCGGCAACGCGCCCCTCGTGCGCGGCTACCCGGCGGCCCAGGAACTGTTGCCGCGCCTCGACCAAACGCTGCTGCGTGCCTGGCGCGGCCCCTCGCGGCCGGAGGAACGCCAGGCCCCGACGGAGGCGACCGAACTGCTCGAGGAGGCGCTCGATCGTGAGCCGATGACGGTGATCGCCGTCGGACCGGTGACGACGCTCGCCTCGGTGCTGATCCGCTCGCCGCTGCTGGCCCGTCGGCTCGAGCGCGTGATCATCGTCGCGGGTCAGGCGGCTCCCGACGATCCTTCGATGCCCTTGCCGGCCGATCCCAACGTGCTCGCCGACGATGGCAGCCTGCGGGTGCTGCTCGATGCCGAGGTGCCGGTCACGCTGGTGCCGGCCGATTCGCGGACGGGGCTCGGGTTCGGCGCGGCCGACATCGACGCGCTCGACGCGGCGCCGGGCCCGGTCCGGATGGTGACGTCCTCGGCGCGGGCGTGGCTCACGGCCGTGACCGCGCGCGCCGGTGGCACGACGTTCCCCGTGCCCGCGCTGCTGGCGGTGGACATCGCCGCGCATCCCGGGGAAGTGCGCTGCGAAGCCGCGGTGGCCACACTCGCGCGCGACGAGCGCGGCGTGTCGCACCTGTGGGTGTCGACGGGCACCGAGGGCCGCAAGGTCACCTGGTGCCACACCGCCGACGCCGGCGCGAAAGCGCGCATCCTGGCCGACATCGGCAAGCTGAAGCCCGTGAAATAG
- a CDS encoding phosphotransferase family protein gives MLVATASLEELTCFLRVRGWIPATATVVDRTRLGGGRTATTVRITTSEGTTRILRQPGAGTRDEGRHSASPADRLAVEGEFYRLVQPWPAVAERMPTCLGVDRSDHVIALEDLGGSAPLMGLYDGEPLSATDADDLAGYLVALHGVPGSEDELGALRSDGVRLARHAERFEEPFAAARVDALATRVPRLVRLVDALRTDVHVRATMRDLGGRFLEGTGTLLHGDFRPARWMPAPGGIRVLAPGLATAGPASLDVGFFVAHLLLAGQSHATVSGALHRYRRGATLDLVEVSACAGLEIIRGRLGADPVPGEPAPHRVEAEVEYARQLLRGSTTVEAPL, from the coding sequence GTGCTCGTCGCGACGGCCTCCCTCGAAGAACTGACCTGTTTCCTGCGCGTCCGCGGGTGGATTCCAGCCACGGCCACGGTGGTCGACCGCACCCGCCTCGGCGGCGGCCGGACCGCAACCACGGTCCGCATCACCACGAGCGAGGGGACGACCCGCATCCTGCGGCAGCCCGGCGCCGGGACGCGAGACGAGGGCAGGCACTCGGCCTCGCCTGCGGACCGGCTGGCCGTCGAGGGCGAGTTCTACCGCCTCGTGCAGCCGTGGCCCGCCGTGGCCGAGCGCATGCCCACCTGCCTCGGCGTCGATCGCAGCGACCATGTCATCGCCCTCGAGGACCTCGGCGGGTCTGCGCCCCTGATGGGCCTGTACGACGGCGAGCCCCTGTCGGCGACCGACGCCGACGACCTGGCCGGGTACCTGGTGGCGCTGCACGGCGTGCCCGGCAGCGAGGACGAACTGGGGGCGCTGCGCTCCGACGGCGTGCGCCTGGCACGCCACGCCGAGCGGTTCGAGGAGCCCTTCGCCGCGGCGCGCGTCGACGCGCTGGCGACCCGCGTACCGCGGCTGGTTCGGCTGGTCGACGCGCTGCGAACCGACGTACACGTGCGGGCGACGATGCGCGACCTCGGCGGGCGGTTCCTCGAGGGCACCGGCACCCTGCTGCACGGCGACTTCCGTCCGGCGCGCTGGATGCCGGCCCCCGGCGGCATCCGGGTGCTCGCGCCCGGCCTGGCCACCGCCGGCCCCGCGTCGCTGGACGTCGGGTTCTTCGTGGCGCACCTGCTGCTGGCTGGCCAGTCGCACGCGACCGTGTCGGGTGCGCTTCACCGCTACCGGCGGGGCGCGACGCTCGACCTGGTGGAGGTGAGCGCGTGCGCCGGCCTCGAGATCATCCGTGGCAGGCTGGGCGCCGACCCCGTGCCTGGCGAGCCGGCGCCGCACCGCGTGGAAGCCGAAGTGGAGTACGCGAGGCAGTTGCTGCGGGGGAGCACGACCGTGGAGGCGCCGCTGTGA
- a CDS encoding heavy-metal-associated domain-containing protein, with amino-acid sequence MATTALKIDGMSCGHCVKAVTMALQDLPGVQVRDVTVGRAVIDADDHVVTQEQIAQAIDEAGFTLAAADPA; translated from the coding sequence ATGGCGACCACGGCTCTGAAGATCGACGGCATGTCCTGTGGCCACTGCGTCAAGGCCGTCACGATGGCGCTCCAGGACCTGCCGGGCGTGCAGGTCCGCGACGTGACCGTGGGCCGGGCGGTCATCGACGCCGACGACCACGTCGTCACCCAGGAGCAGATCGCGCAGGCGATCGACGAGGCCGGCTTCACGCTCGCGGCGGCCGACCCCGCCTGA
- a CDS encoding heavy metal translocating P-type ATPase: MTTTPSGAPTPLAALSSVQIPVEGMTCAACQARVQRALTRVPGVAEASVNLLAHRASVRFDSTKVAPEALVAAIQRTGYEARLEAPVVDLVAEQEARDAADEAEYRDLRLKALVSAAAGVVAMTASMPLMAPAAGAAPGHSPSTITDPLMRWVMTTLHPALESIAPWLYAIDRRALAWALLLMTAGVMGWAGRHFYVRAWRTGRHGGADMNTLVAVGTGAAFLYSLVATMAPGLFVRRGLMPDVYFEAVILIIALILTGRAFEARAKRRTSGALRALVGLQPRTARVVRDGVEQDVPVEAVASGDLVRVRPGERLPVDGRVEDGTSSVDESMLTGESVPVYKQAGDVVIGGTVNGTGSLVFRATTLGASSVLAQIVRLMRDAQATRAPIQDLADRISAVFVPVVMGLAALTLLAWGLLGGEGAVVRGFAAAVTVLIIACPCAMGLAVPTAVMVATGKGAELGILVKGGDALQRTGEITTVVFDKTGTLTEGRPVVAHERWLAGIDATQALGLVASVERASEHPLASAIVAHAATRGVESPAAATAFRAHAGRGAQATVNGRDVVVGSARLLDELGIDVGDLRQAAGEWAAQGASIVLVAIDGTAAGALGVADPLKPGAPEAVRRLRELGIRVVLLSGDTPATATAIGAAAGITEVVAGVLPEGKVAEIGRRQQAGEVVAMVGDGINDGPALARADVGIAMGTGTDVAMAASDVTLVRGDVAGVAQVITLSRRTLQTMRQNLFWAFVYNVIGIPVAAGVLYPATGLLLSPVIASAAMAFSSVSVVSNSLRLRQARIR, translated from the coding sequence ATGACCACCACACCTTCCGGGGCCCCGACGCCGCTCGCGGCGCTCTCGTCCGTGCAGATTCCCGTCGAGGGGATGACGTGCGCGGCGTGCCAGGCGCGCGTGCAGCGCGCGCTGACGCGCGTGCCGGGCGTGGCCGAGGCCAGCGTGAACCTGCTCGCGCACCGGGCGTCGGTGCGCTTCGACAGCACGAAGGTCGCGCCCGAGGCGCTCGTCGCGGCCATCCAGCGAACCGGCTACGAGGCGCGGCTCGAGGCGCCCGTGGTCGACCTCGTCGCCGAGCAGGAGGCGCGCGACGCCGCCGACGAGGCCGAGTACCGTGACCTCCGCCTCAAGGCCCTCGTCAGCGCTGCCGCCGGCGTCGTGGCGATGACCGCGTCGATGCCGCTCATGGCGCCGGCGGCTGGCGCCGCGCCGGGGCACTCCCCCTCGACGATCACCGACCCGCTCATGCGCTGGGTCATGACCACCTTGCACCCCGCGTTGGAGTCGATCGCTCCGTGGCTGTATGCGATCGACAGGCGTGCGCTGGCGTGGGCCCTGCTCCTGATGACGGCCGGGGTGATGGGCTGGGCCGGCCGCCACTTCTACGTCCGGGCCTGGCGCACGGGCCGGCACGGCGGCGCCGACATGAACACGCTGGTCGCCGTGGGCACGGGCGCGGCGTTCCTCTACTCGCTGGTCGCGACGATGGCGCCGGGCCTCTTCGTGCGACGTGGGTTGATGCCCGACGTGTACTTCGAGGCGGTGATCCTGATCATCGCGCTGATCCTGACGGGGCGGGCCTTCGAAGCCCGCGCCAAGCGGCGCACCTCGGGCGCGCTGCGGGCGCTCGTCGGCCTGCAGCCCCGCACTGCCCGGGTGGTGCGTGACGGCGTGGAGCAGGACGTGCCGGTGGAGGCGGTCGCGAGCGGCGACCTGGTGCGCGTGCGTCCCGGCGAGCGACTGCCGGTCGACGGGCGCGTCGAGGACGGCACGAGCAGCGTCGACGAATCGATGCTGACCGGCGAGTCGGTGCCCGTCTACAAGCAGGCGGGGGACGTCGTGATCGGCGGAACGGTCAACGGCACCGGGAGCCTCGTGTTCCGGGCGACCACGCTGGGGGCCTCGAGCGTGCTGGCGCAGATCGTCAGGCTGATGCGCGACGCGCAGGCGACGCGCGCGCCGATCCAGGACCTGGCCGATCGCATCAGCGCCGTGTTCGTGCCGGTGGTGATGGGCCTGGCGGCCCTGACGCTGCTCGCGTGGGGTCTGCTCGGCGGCGAGGGCGCGGTGGTCCGTGGCTTCGCAGCGGCCGTGACCGTGCTGATCATCGCGTGCCCCTGCGCGATGGGCCTCGCCGTGCCGACCGCAGTGATGGTCGCCACCGGCAAGGGCGCCGAACTCGGCATCCTCGTCAAGGGTGGCGATGCCTTGCAGCGCACCGGCGAGATCACCACCGTCGTCTTCGACAAGACGGGCACGCTCACCGAGGGGCGGCCGGTGGTGGCCCACGAGCGCTGGCTGGCGGGCATCGACGCGACGCAGGCCCTCGGCCTCGTCGCGTCGGTCGAACGCGCATCGGAGCATCCGCTCGCCAGCGCGATCGTCGCGCACGCGGCGACGCGCGGCGTCGAGTCGCCGGCCGCGGCCACGGCGTTCCGCGCCCATGCGGGGCGTGGCGCGCAGGCGACCGTGAACGGCCGGGACGTCGTCGTGGGCAGCGCGCGCCTGCTCGATGAACTCGGCATCGACGTCGGCGACCTCCGGCAGGCCGCGGGCGAGTGGGCCGCGCAGGGCGCCTCCATCGTGCTGGTGGCAATCGACGGCACGGCTGCCGGCGCGCTGGGCGTGGCCGATCCCCTCAAGCCTGGTGCGCCCGAGGCGGTGCGCCGGCTGCGCGAACTCGGCATCCGCGTGGTGCTGCTCAGCGGCGACACGCCGGCCACTGCCACGGCCATCGGGGCGGCCGCAGGGATCACCGAGGTCGTCGCGGGCGTCCTGCCCGAGGGCAAGGTCGCCGAGATCGGCCGTCGTCAGCAGGCCGGCGAGGTCGTGGCGATGGTGGGCGACGGCATCAACGACGGTCCGGCGCTGGCCCGGGCCGACGTCGGCATCGCGATGGGCACGGGGACGGACGTGGCGATGGCGGCCAGCGACGTGACGCTCGTGCGTGGCGACGTGGCGGGCGTCGCGCAAGTCATCACCCTCTCGCGGCGCACGTTGCAGACGATGCGCCAGAACCTGTTCTGGGCCTTCGTCTACAACGTCATCGGCATCCCGGTCGCGGCCGGCGTGCTCTACCCGGCCACGGGACTGCTGTTGAGCCCGGTCATCGCGAGCGCCGCCATGGCGTTCAGTTCCGTCAGCGTCGTCAGCAACAGCCTGCGCCTGCGGCAGGCGCGCATCCGCTGA
- a CDS encoding metal-sensitive transcriptional regulator — translation MESSSSSSPDARARMLARLRRIEGQVRGLQRMIEEERPCAEVLTQVASAQEALRAVGREVLRQHLRRCAERSAQGADARAYDELVDLMYRHIR, via the coding sequence ATGGAGTCGTCTTCATCGTCCTCGCCCGACGCCCGTGCGCGCATGCTCGCCCGGCTGCGGCGTATCGAGGGGCAGGTCCGCGGGCTGCAGCGGATGATCGAGGAGGAGCGGCCCTGCGCCGAGGTGCTCACGCAGGTGGCATCGGCTCAGGAGGCGCTGCGGGCCGTCGGCCGCGAAGTGCTGCGCCAGCACCTCCGCCGGTGCGCGGAGCGCAGCGCGCAGGGCGCCGACGCCCGCGCCTACGACGAACTCGTCGACCTCATGTACCGGCACATCCGGTAA